In a single window of the Prevotella melaninogenica genome:
- a CDS encoding acyltransferase family protein, protein MNSQSIPNQRLPYIDIVKTIALILIVYSHTAHCYGQVYLGSFFIAAFFLMSGYTSKPILSWKTYIMKRTRRLLIPYFFFNVIFIILCRHFSFYDFLGIFYSRFKFNIVGEPMPVMLRSLNGPLWFFTAMFLTDILFIGVIKIIDLTKKNKLVHFFIIFILLVTSFLLNQVPLLLPWSLDMVPFFTLFMYLGHLCFRYNMFDSLQGWKMILTVIVLIVACKVNGSINLSIRVYGQSILLCLLTGTMGTFLLVWMGKSIENTAVGCFLAAVGKHTLTIFSLQMFVLHFVNSTISFVGYDGTQTTINILLGLVAVVIVFVIGKLTSVVLKRLVPSVF, encoded by the coding sequence ATGAATTCTCAATCAATCCCAAATCAACGTTTACCTTATATTGATATAGTTAAAACAATAGCTTTGATACTTATAGTTTATAGTCATACTGCACATTGCTATGGGCAAGTATATTTAGGTAGTTTTTTTATTGCTGCATTTTTTCTTATGTCTGGATACACATCTAAACCGATTCTATCATGGAAGACGTATATAATGAAACGCACAAGACGATTATTAATCCCGTATTTCTTCTTTAATGTTATATTTATCATTTTATGCAGACACTTTTCATTTTATGATTTTTTAGGTATATTCTATTCTCGTTTTAAGTTTAATATAGTCGGAGAACCTATGCCAGTAATGCTACGAAGTTTAAATGGTCCATTATGGTTCTTCACCGCAATGTTCCTTACAGATATACTATTTATTGGTGTAATTAAAATAATAGATTTGACAAAAAAGAATAAATTGGTTCATTTTTTTATTATTTTTATTTTATTAGTGACAAGTTTTTTACTCAATCAAGTTCCTTTACTTCTCCCATGGAGCCTTGATATGGTACCATTCTTTACTTTATTTATGTATCTAGGTCATTTATGTTTTAGATACAATATGTTTGACTCTTTACAGGGATGGAAAATGATACTTACAGTAATAGTATTAATTGTTGCCTGTAAAGTGAATGGATCAATTAATTTATCTATTAGAGTTTATGGTCAGTCTATCCTGTTATGTTTACTTACAGGAACTATGGGGACATTTCTCTTAGTTTGGATGGGTAAAAGTATTGAAAATACTGCTGTTGGTTGTTTTCTTGCAGCAGTAGGCAAGCATACTTTGACTATTTTCTCATTACAAATGTTTGTTCTTCATTTTGTTAATTCAACAATTTCGTTTGTTGGATATGATGGAACACAAACTACAATTAATATCTTATTAGGGCTTGTTGCGGTTGTTATAGTTTTTGTAATAGGTAAGTTAACGTCAGTAGTTTTAAAACGTTTGGTTCCTTCTGTTTTCTAA
- a CDS encoding outer membrane beta-barrel protein has product MKKIILIAAILVGALTNGQAQVINKNAAKRIGEAVKEGYQDVKGAIVQDTKPTGEHTIWDIYAAPKVGLNLSNVLGLDNSVKPGLVAGAYVEVFVAKNIAIDVEMQYSHQGGSSIYRNINTTDDYGNPIIQKYGPYNVNLHYINTNYIVRWYPWADLPWSFTTGVHAGYVISAHAKEKNGEDINLKNHIHSGDVALPLGVSYEWKQWQIEARYNLYFRKLARDTEAKDLLKNARNSMLEVTLGYRIQVL; this is encoded by the coding sequence ATGAAAAAGATTATATTGATTGCTGCCATCCTTGTAGGGGCATTAACAAACGGACAGGCTCAGGTAATAAACAAGAACGCCGCGAAACGTATTGGCGAGGCTGTGAAAGAAGGCTACCAAGACGTTAAGGGGGCTATTGTTCAAGACACCAAACCAACTGGTGAGCATACAATTTGGGACATCTACGCAGCTCCAAAAGTTGGATTAAACTTATCTAACGTGCTTGGTCTTGATAACAGTGTGAAGCCTGGGCTTGTTGCTGGTGCATACGTTGAAGTCTTCGTGGCTAAAAACATTGCCATAGACGTAGAAATGCAGTATAGCCACCAAGGAGGTTCAAGTATCTATCGTAATATCAACACCACAGACGACTATGGAAACCCTATTATACAAAAATATGGTCCATACAATGTCAATTTACATTATATCAACACGAACTATATAGTACGTTGGTACCCTTGGGCTGATTTACCATGGAGCTTCACTACAGGAGTACACGCTGGATATGTTATCAGTGCACATGCTAAAGAGAAAAATGGTGAAGATATCAACCTCAAGAATCATATCCATAGTGGTGATGTCGCACTTCCTCTTGGTGTTAGTTACGAATGGAAGCAATGGCAGATAGAGGCGCGTTACAACCTATACTTCAGAAAGTTAGCAAGAGACACTGAAGCAAAGGATTTATTAAAGAATGCTCGCAATAGCATGTTGGAAGTAACACTTGGCTACAGAATACAGGTGCTTTAA
- a CDS encoding DUF6078 family protein has translation MEVNESLSLETFPKSYEACFLESCSVKENCLHHLYFKLQPSTNTWGEAIYPSALLPENLVNGYCKKFQDKMLITCYAGFTHFFDEVRRKDLPDLRNEIYSYFRGRSNFYRYGNAENGYLFTYRMAEEVKAIFKKYGYDAPRYDRTFESLSFHE, from the coding sequence ATAGAAGTAAACGAATCGCTGAGCTTAGAAACTTTCCCTAAGAGTTATGAAGCTTGCTTTTTGGAATCTTGTTCTGTAAAAGAGAACTGCCTGCATCATTTATATTTCAAACTACAACCATCTACCAATACATGGGGTGAAGCTATTTACCCATCTGCACTCTTACCAGAGAATCTTGTGAATGGTTATTGTAAGAAATTTCAAGATAAAATGCTAATCACTTGTTATGCAGGTTTTACTCATTTCTTTGACGAGGTGCGCCGTAAAGACTTACCCGACCTCCGCAATGAAATATATTCCTACTTTCGAGGACGAAGTAATTTCTATCGTTACGGCAATGCTGAGAATGGCTACCTCTTTACATATCGGATGGCAGAAGAAGTTAAAGCTATATTCAAAAAATATGGCTATGATGCACCTCGATATGACAGAACATTTGAGTCATTATCTTTTCACGAATAA
- a CDS encoding alpha-1,2-fucosyltransferase: MIANYFSGRTGNQMFQYAFMRKLWEQRNKKEKIIFNFSLVNQRNDEKGYKDTFEDFSVLPYSTDNRNLILNYGTFFQLMTFLIYRFCRIFFNKNGFWFSIFRKIGLLYSEYWENDPLAYNVSSKNLIIYGKFENSLFFNDIRPILQREFTPKHEILDSNRELYDIIKKSNSVCVHIRRGDFLSDEFRKDFYVCDEKYYIDAVNLILEKVDNPIFFFCSNDIDWVKKNIHVDAPCFYEPDGNPLWETFRMMYSCKHFIISNSTLSWWAQYLAENKEKIVISPDHWYNNPKKDIHARLLEDHFIKLPTEHHT; this comes from the coding sequence GTGATTGCTAATTATTTTTCAGGTCGGACAGGTAATCAAATGTTCCAATATGCTTTTATGCGAAAATTATGGGAGCAACGGAATAAGAAAGAAAAAATTATTTTTAATTTCTCTTTGGTCAATCAAAGAAACGATGAGAAAGGATATAAAGATACTTTTGAAGATTTCTCTGTTCTCCCTTATTCTACAGATAATAGAAATTTAATACTGAATTATGGAACATTTTTTCAGTTAATGACATTTTTGATTTATAGATTTTGTAGAATATTTTTTAATAAGAATGGATTCTGGTTTTCGATATTTCGGAAGATTGGTCTTTTATACTCTGAGTATTGGGAAAATGACCCTTTAGCTTACAATGTAAGTTCTAAGAATTTAATTATTTATGGTAAATTTGAGAATTCGCTCTTTTTTAATGATATACGTCCTATTCTTCAAAGAGAGTTCACTCCTAAACATGAAATCTTAGATTCAAATCGTGAGCTTTATGATATTATAAAAAAAAGTAATTCAGTGTGTGTACATATAAGGAGGGGAGATTTTTTAAGTGATGAGTTTAGAAAAGATTTTTATGTTTGCGATGAGAAGTACTATATAGATGCTGTAAATTTAATTTTAGAGAAGGTTGATAATCCTATTTTCTTCTTTTGTTCGAATGATATAGACTGGGTTAAAAAGAATATTCATGTCGATGCCCCCTGTTTTTACGAACCTGATGGAAATCCTTTATGGGAAACTTTTAGAATGATGTATTCTTGTAAACATTTTATTATTTCTAATAGTACATTAAGCTGGTGGGCACAATATCTTGCAGAAAATAAGGAGAAGATTGTAATCTCTCCAGACCATTGGTATAATAATCCAAAGAAAGATATTCATGCTCGTTTGCTTGAAGATCATTTTATAAAACTTCCAACAGAACATCATACATGA
- a CDS encoding acyloxyacyl hydrolase produces MSKILFIPLLLLSAVASAEEYDSIAIPQTGIEVRYTPAQTLCLDKEPRIWTKTKETHAIAAQLNITPSENDFARDYNYPTFSAGLRYNLNHGTTMHKDDPWGEAQPVDYTSKLGNFLTLYGTFNRPLYRSKYWQWGYYLGTGVGYTSLKYNQKNNIDNEYIGSHLNIFFTAGLYGQYKVAKEWSVKAGLDFAHHSNGAMARPNKGANYLGPFLGVVYEPEKHITKVAKGDTHSNEPFQKYWFTEFTLGIGGKTLIEDWQQTQFETPQGHPDYRKEQFAFYGAYSFHTHLLYRYARRWASGIGLGIFYGDYASRVAQHDKEHGYTGEKHSPWSLSIEARHEVFYGNMSVRVSLGYYLYRHMGYKARNGLERPYHEQVGVFYSFPKLKNLTLGFSVNAHATKADFTELQVTMPVKL; encoded by the coding sequence GTGAGCAAAATCCTTTTCATACCATTATTACTACTCTCTGCAGTTGCTTCTGCAGAAGAGTATGATTCTATTGCTATACCCCAAACTGGTATAGAAGTGCGTTATACGCCTGCCCAAACTTTATGTTTGGACAAAGAGCCACGTATTTGGACTAAGACGAAAGAAACGCATGCCATAGCTGCACAACTAAATATCACACCATCAGAGAATGATTTTGCACGCGATTATAATTATCCAACATTCTCTGCTGGCCTGCGTTATAACCTTAACCATGGAACAACAATGCATAAAGATGATCCATGGGGAGAAGCACAGCCAGTAGACTACACCAGTAAATTAGGCAATTTTCTGACGCTCTATGGCACTTTTAATCGTCCACTTTATCGTAGTAAGTACTGGCAATGGGGCTATTACTTAGGCACTGGCGTAGGCTATACTTCGCTAAAATATAACCAGAAGAACAATATTGACAACGAATATATTGGCTCACACCTTAATATATTCTTTACAGCTGGACTATACGGACAATATAAGGTGGCAAAAGAGTGGAGTGTAAAGGCAGGATTAGACTTTGCACATCATAGCAATGGCGCAATGGCACGACCCAACAAAGGGGCAAACTATTTAGGTCCATTCCTTGGTGTCGTATATGAACCAGAAAAACATATAACGAAGGTAGCAAAGGGAGATACTCATTCCAATGAGCCTTTCCAAAAGTATTGGTTTACAGAATTTACACTTGGAATAGGTGGTAAAACCTTAATAGAGGATTGGCAACAGACACAATTTGAAACTCCGCAAGGACATCCTGACTACCGTAAAGAGCAGTTTGCTTTCTACGGAGCCTATTCTTTCCACACTCACCTACTCTATCGATACGCACGTCGCTGGGCATCTGGCATAGGGCTTGGTATTTTCTATGGAGATTATGCCAGTAGGGTTGCACAACATGATAAGGAACACGGATACACAGGAGAAAAGCATAGCCCGTGGTCACTTAGCATTGAAGCTCGCCACGAAGTTTTCTATGGCAACATGTCTGTTCGTGTAAGTTTAGGCTATTACCTCTACCGACACATGGGCTATAAAGCACGTAATGGCTTGGAAAGACCTTATCATGAACAAGTTGGTGTGTTTTATAGTTTCCCTAAACTAAAGAATCTTACATTAGGCTTTAGTGTCAATGCACATGCAACGAAGGCTGACTTCACAGAACTACAAGTAACAATGCCAGTGAAGCTATAA
- a CDS encoding MATE family efflux transporter, with protein sequence MSETISSNKTIAKNTLLTYVRMLFNLVVSLYTSRVILQVLGVDDLGTYQVVGGIVSIFTFIGGAMAGATSRFLAYEIPLGNLERLKKTFSASLNVNIVSAFLFALVAETAGVWLVLNVLSIPPGREGAAMIVYQFSILSTVLTFIQTPYNAALIAHEKITVFAYIGILDTLLKLLICFLVVVLPMDKLVAYAILISLTGAIIQFIYWVYCKRHFKECVFSWKIDKEIMKPLLTFSGWDLFNNFCFGIKQQGLNILLNTFFSVAINAACGFSNTIYATVRGFANNFMISVRPVITKCYSIKDYGRMQELIIDSSNFSFSLMLLLSMPFFFEGDFIVTLWLKNPPEWTVIFCQLQLATCIIGVLYSPVYYGIVATGRNKLYAIQDSILMVLSLPITYVFLKAGYSPLIPFIVLIVIELIKSNLYVFILKKNIPEYKISNFYKKSALPCFMMALLCMSLTLLCSLLFKQSGWLRFIVVSLSSTFSISILSYYFLLNTHYKQKIRKKIRSIFFSN encoded by the coding sequence ATGTCAGAAACAATTTCTTCAAATAAAACAATTGCAAAAAATACGCTACTTACATATGTAAGAATGCTATTTAATCTTGTTGTATCTCTTTATACGTCGCGTGTAATTCTTCAAGTATTAGGAGTTGATGATCTCGGTACGTATCAGGTCGTAGGTGGTATAGTCTCTATTTTTACTTTTATTGGTGGAGCAATGGCTGGTGCTACATCTCGTTTTCTTGCATACGAAATACCTTTAGGAAATTTAGAACGTTTAAAAAAGACCTTTTCTGCTTCTCTGAATGTTAATATAGTCTCTGCTTTCCTTTTTGCTCTTGTAGCAGAAACTGCTGGCGTTTGGCTGGTTTTAAATGTGTTGTCAATTCCACCCGGACGTGAAGGTGCTGCAATGATAGTATATCAGTTTTCAATTCTTTCTACAGTTTTGACTTTTATACAGACTCCATACAATGCAGCTCTTATTGCACATGAAAAAATTACTGTTTTTGCATATATAGGGATACTTGATACTCTTTTAAAGTTGTTAATTTGTTTTCTTGTAGTAGTTCTACCAATGGACAAGTTAGTAGCTTATGCCATACTGATTTCATTAACAGGAGCTATTATTCAGTTTATATATTGGGTATATTGTAAGCGTCATTTTAAAGAGTGTGTTTTCTCTTGGAAGATTGACAAAGAGATTATGAAGCCTTTATTGACTTTCTCTGGATGGGATTTGTTTAATAACTTTTGTTTTGGAATAAAACAGCAGGGATTAAATATTTTGCTTAATACTTTTTTCTCTGTTGCTATAAATGCAGCTTGTGGTTTTTCAAATACAATCTATGCAACAGTACGTGGCTTTGCTAATAATTTTATGATTTCAGTTAGGCCAGTTATCACAAAATGCTATTCCATTAAGGATTATGGAAGAATGCAAGAACTGATAATTGATAGTTCTAACTTCTCTTTCTCTTTGATGCTTCTGTTATCAATGCCATTCTTTTTTGAGGGGGATTTTATAGTAACATTATGGCTTAAGAATCCACCAGAATGGACTGTTATATTTTGTCAATTACAATTAGCTACTTGTATTATAGGAGTGTTGTATTCACCTGTATATTATGGTATAGTTGCAACTGGGAGAAATAAGCTTTATGCTATACAGGATAGTATATTGATGGTGTTATCATTACCTATAACTTATGTATTTCTTAAAGCAGGGTACAGTCCTTTGATTCCGTTTATAGTTCTAATTGTTATTGAATTAATTAAATCAAACCTCTACGTTTTTATATTAAAGAAGAATATTCCTGAGTATAAAATATCTAACTTTTATAAGAAGAGTGCTTTGCCGTGTTTTATGATGGCATTATTATGTATGTCCTTGACATTGCTCTGCAGTTTATTGTTTAAGCAAAGTGGATGGTTACGATTTATAGTTGTAAGTTTATCATCAACTTTTTCAATAAGTATTTTGTCTTATTATTTCTTGTTGAATACGCATTATAAGCAAAAAATTCGTAAAAAAATCCGTTCTATTTTCTTTTCTAATTAG
- a CDS encoding glycosyltransferase, with translation MREKILFIIGILDTGGVSKSMLSLLNVIDKEKYEVSLLMMNTSGAFSDQIPAGVRVLSHSRLTALTSGFSGVKDLISFRKGIGFHPLLAILSLIRFVVSFIDKSLAGIFLARISPKITDEYFNLIVDYNGQQNLYYMVNKLQGKKKITFFHSDYRKWRYYEKADRKYFGKIDGIYTISEECVSALKEVFPEHTDKIHLMENITSPFLINKLADELIEPTLTKQQHDFIIASLGYVSIGKGSELAVQVAKKLKEAGISFEWWFIGGVTNDWDYQGFIKKNGLEDNVKFLGVKANPYPYIKHADLYVHLSKFEGKSIALDEVKILCKPIVVTNFSTVHDQFEDRVNASICGMTVEDATDKVTELIHNANLRQSYIDYLKQHVVDNSNEIEKIYSLLS, from the coding sequence ATGCGTGAAAAAATATTATTTATAATAGGAATATTAGACACAGGTGGCGTATCAAAAAGTATGCTGAGCCTTTTAAATGTTATAGATAAGGAGAAGTACGAGGTCTCTCTTCTTATGATGAACACTTCAGGGGCTTTTAGTGATCAGATTCCTGCAGGAGTAAGGGTACTCTCTCATAGCAGACTTACAGCATTAACATCTGGCTTTAGTGGGGTTAAGGATTTAATTAGTTTCCGAAAGGGAATTGGCTTTCATCCTTTGTTAGCAATTTTGTCGTTGATTAGATTTGTTGTATCGTTTATTGATAAATCCTTAGCAGGTATTTTTCTTGCACGTATATCTCCAAAGATAACTGATGAATATTTTAATCTAATAGTTGATTATAATGGCCAACAAAATTTATATTATATGGTCAACAAGTTACAAGGGAAAAAGAAAATAACCTTCTTTCATAGTGATTACCGTAAATGGAGATACTACGAGAAGGCTGACAGAAAGTACTTTGGAAAGATTGATGGGATATATACCATATCGGAAGAATGTGTTTCTGCTCTTAAAGAGGTTTTTCCTGAGCATACAGATAAGATTCATCTCATGGAGAATATAACAAGTCCTTTTCTTATTAATAAATTAGCAGATGAACTTATAGAGCCAACTTTAACAAAGCAACAGCATGATTTTATAATAGCTTCTTTGGGATACGTAAGTATTGGGAAAGGAAGTGAGCTTGCAGTACAGGTGGCAAAGAAACTAAAAGAGGCAGGAATAAGTTTTGAATGGTGGTTTATAGGAGGTGTTACGAATGACTGGGATTATCAAGGGTTCATTAAGAAAAATGGATTGGAAGATAATGTAAAATTCTTAGGAGTGAAAGCCAATCCTTACCCATATATAAAACATGCAGACCTTTATGTTCATTTATCAAAGTTTGAGGGTAAGTCCATTGCACTTGATGAAGTAAAAATTCTCTGTAAACCTATTGTGGTTACCAACTTTTCTACCGTCCATGATCAATTTGAAGATAGGGTTAATGCAAGTATATGTGGAATGACAGTTGAAGATGCAACAGACAAGGTTACTGAGTTGATACATAATGCGAACTTGAGACAATCGTATATAGATTATCTCAAACAACATGTAGTTGATAATAGTAATGAGATAGAAAAAATATACTCCTTACTATCATAA
- a CDS encoding EpsG family protein produces MGIYFLVFAVCLLYFLVAGGNKKMAKDNRLLAIFFLYLALFVGLGDMIGGYDRYIYGEAFDYIADITWGDKNYANAIYLVNGNEYGYFAWQILMSFITTNRYVFILFTTVLIYALFYRSFVKYIDNYPFACIVFLGMMFFFTMTYLRQMIAIGVAWQGIEHIWKRNMVRFFIYVTLAATFHTAVLIFGIIYFIPLKKYSKKSILWVLIACLLIGLTPIPNMLLASAGDTTGKTGGYTDQDQGFRIEYVLEVMFFIFIIFKNHKYISDDKKTLTFLNMCYVLCAILFVFMRFGQGGRFAWSFFLGLFYMLPKLLCQRRISSVNRGLVVCVFFALFVRINNAWAPMQVPYKTFLTNGVPAGNGNIYNKYEYDDNYTINKLYRPAFTFLK; encoded by the coding sequence ATGGGAATCTATTTTTTAGTATTTGCTGTTTGCCTGTTGTATTTTTTAGTAGCAGGAGGAAATAAAAAAATGGCTAAAGACAATCGTCTTTTAGCTATTTTCTTTCTTTATTTAGCTCTATTTGTTGGGCTTGGTGATATGATTGGCGGCTATGACCGATATATTTATGGTGAGGCTTTTGATTATATTGCAGATATTACTTGGGGAGATAAAAATTATGCTAATGCCATTTATCTTGTAAATGGAAATGAATATGGATATTTTGCTTGGCAGATATTGATGAGTTTTATAACGACTAATCGATATGTTTTTATACTATTTACAACAGTCTTGATTTATGCCCTATTTTATAGGTCATTTGTCAAATATATAGATAACTACCCCTTTGCTTGTATTGTTTTCTTAGGAATGATGTTTTTCTTTACGATGACATACTTAAGACAAATGATAGCTATCGGTGTTGCTTGGCAAGGGATAGAACATATTTGGAAAAGAAATATGGTAAGATTCTTTATATATGTCACTCTTGCAGCAACATTCCATACAGCTGTTCTTATATTTGGAATAATCTATTTTATACCATTGAAGAAGTATTCAAAAAAAAGTATTTTATGGGTATTAATTGCTTGTCTTTTAATAGGTCTTACTCCAATTCCTAATATGCTGCTTGCTAGTGCTGGAGATACAACAGGTAAAACGGGTGGCTATACAGATCAAGACCAAGGATTTAGAATAGAATACGTACTTGAGGTTATGTTCTTTATTTTTATAATCTTTAAAAATCATAAATATATTAGTGATGATAAAAAGACATTGACCTTCTTAAATATGTGCTATGTTTTGTGTGCAATTCTTTTTGTCTTTATGCGTTTTGGACAAGGTGGGCGTTTTGCATGGTCATTTTTCTTAGGTCTTTTTTATATGCTGCCAAAGTTGCTATGTCAGAGGAGAATATCTTCTGTGAATAGAGGTTTGGTTGTCTGTGTTTTCTTTGCTCTATTTGTACGTATTAATAATGCATGGGCTCCAATGCAAGTTCCTTATAAAACATTTTTGACCAATGGAGTTCCTGCAGGTAATGGTAATATATATAATAAGTATGAATACGATGATAATTATACCATCAATAAGTTATATAGACCTGCATTCACATTTCTAAAGTAG
- a CDS encoding stealth family protein, giving the protein MNIDFIIFWVDGSDIEWQKKKSLYKGTPFQNADVRYRDWDILKYWFRAVEEYAPWVNHVYFVADSQKPEWLNWNNPKLSYVDHKDFIPNEFLPTFQANTIENNLHRISGLSEHFVVFNDDMFINAPITPEYYFKNGLPCDAPFEHVFTPRCYFPEIDGWGINIMEFCDTQVVNAHFNRREVTKANLKGWYGSYLGWKYRLQAYLIRLFRRTEFQHFYTPHNEKAFLKSVYEEAWSKEEDMLAKSCTKFREEVSLNNYFFRYWQLASNKFYPENSIMQKQVVQLATSALSLLEAKLNDTNVKSLCVNDSSLCDFDDYMRTKPLVINLFEQKFPCKSSFEL; this is encoded by the coding sequence ATGAATATTGATTTTATTATTTTCTGGGTTGACGGTTCTGATATTGAATGGCAGAAGAAGAAATCGCTTTATAAAGGTACCCCTTTTCAGAATGCTGATGTAAGATATCGAGATTGGGATATTCTGAAGTATTGGTTTAGAGCCGTAGAGGAATATGCTCCATGGGTAAATCATGTATATTTTGTGGCAGATAGCCAGAAGCCTGAATGGCTGAATTGGAATAATCCTAAATTGTCTTATGTAGATCATAAGGACTTTATTCCTAATGAATTTCTTCCAACTTTTCAGGCAAACACTATCGAAAATAATCTTCACCGGATATCAGGGTTAAGTGAACATTTTGTAGTATTCAACGATGATATGTTTATTAATGCCCCTATAACTCCTGAATATTATTTTAAAAATGGATTACCTTGTGATGCGCCATTTGAACATGTGTTCACTCCACGATGTTATTTTCCAGAGATTGATGGTTGGGGAATAAATATAATGGAGTTTTGTGACACTCAGGTTGTTAATGCTCATTTTAATAGGCGAGAGGTAACTAAAGCTAATCTAAAAGGGTGGTATGGAAGCTATCTGGGATGGAAGTATCGCTTACAAGCCTATCTGATACGTCTTTTTAGACGAACTGAATTTCAACATTTTTATACTCCTCACAATGAAAAAGCATTTTTAAAATCAGTATATGAAGAGGCGTGGAGTAAAGAGGAAGATATGTTGGCTAAAAGTTGTACAAAGTTTCGTGAAGAAGTTAGTCTGAATAATTATTTTTTCCGTTATTGGCAGCTTGCATCAAATAAGTTTTACCCAGAGAATAGTATTATGCAGAAGCAGGTTGTGCAGTTAGCTACATCTGCCTTATCTCTTTTAGAAGCTAAATTAAATGACACTAATGTAAAATCACTCTGCGTAAATGATTCTTCACTTTGCGATTTTGATGATTATATGCGAACAAAGCCATTAGTCATAAATCTGTTTGAACAGAAATTTCCTTGTAAATCTTCATTCGAGTTATAA
- a CDS encoding glycosyltransferase gives MDELLLSVIVPVYNGGYYLSKLIESIISKNNELIDKIEIILVNDGSTDDSWEYCEKFAGEIKQVRCISKENGGIASARNYGLKYATGQFITFCDQDDFVQKAYMPFIEVMQKNNCDTLISDVTVCQDGQLKKQNRIVLDEVCDLNAINSLVRFYIGGRKFPLKYPLQQEVNVPNSIWNCIFSSHVIKENNIYFEAFVDYDDDWKFCVENVLYSKKVYLTKESFYIWTVNSSSESHTPKYIPELYERRQRSIEWQTRILRGINVPEEEIKINISLQTKRSVIWGFYNSFTLSYLRCKKETSEFIQRSNLDNIYSQCESMVDVLYIFLLINHLFPIAYFINKYFLKRRYH, from the coding sequence ATGGATGAACTATTACTTTCAGTGATTGTGCCAGTTTATAATGGTGGATACTATCTCTCTAAACTTATTGAAAGTATTATCAGTAAGAATAATGAACTTATTGACAAGATTGAAATTATACTTGTTAATGATGGGTCAACCGATGATAGCTGGGAATATTGTGAGAAATTTGCTGGGGAAATAAAGCAGGTTAGATGTATTTCAAAAGAAAATGGAGGAATAGCTTCTGCAAGAAATTATGGACTAAAATATGCTACAGGGCAATTTATAACATTTTGTGATCAAGATGATTTTGTTCAGAAAGCATATATGCCATTTATAGAAGTAATGCAAAAAAATAATTGCGACACATTAATCAGTGATGTTACAGTCTGCCAAGATGGACAATTAAAGAAACAAAATAGAATTGTTTTAGATGAAGTCTGTGATTTAAATGCTATCAATAGTTTAGTTAGATTTTATATTGGAGGACGAAAATTCCCTTTGAAGTATCCTTTACAACAAGAAGTTAATGTTCCTAATTCTATTTGGAATTGTATCTTTTCTTCTCATGTTATAAAGGAAAATAATATCTACTTTGAAGCTTTTGTAGATTATGATGATGATTGGAAGTTTTGCGTAGAAAATGTATTATATTCTAAAAAGGTTTATTTAACAAAAGAGTCTTTTTATATATGGACAGTTAATAGTTCCTCTGAATCACATACTCCCAAATATATTCCAGAATTATATGAAAGAAGGCAACGTTCTATAGAATGGCAAACGCGGATTCTGAGAGGTATAAATGTTCCTGAAGAAGAAATTAAAATCAATATAAGTCTTCAAACAAAACGTTCTGTGATATGGGGTTTTTATAATTCCTTTACATTATCGTATCTGAGATGTAAAAAAGAGACATCTGAATTTATACAACGGAGTAATTTAGATAATATTTATAGTCAGTGTGAATCTATGGTTGATGTCCTTTATATTTTCTTACTGATTAATCATTTGTTTCCTATTGCTTATTTTATAAATAAATATTTTCTTAAAAGGAGATACCATTAA